A part of Rattus norvegicus strain BN/NHsdMcwi chromosome 4, GRCr8, whole genome shotgun sequence genomic DNA contains:
- the Krba1 gene encoding protein KRBA1 isoform X13, translated as MRSAGPTQRSQLCGSRCSESPGPASCRAELGRCPRGSRGSRCSLQLEPHRKLGGPRSREAEFRHGAPGTSELLPLSAFLSPAEAGGATAGENHQDKGQKPALEHSSQGEQPQQSLHLTALVQLVKEIPEFLFGEVKGAEDYSESGSTSLDGEQASPEVAVAVEACPPRGLISSLPESPASHPSLATTPTGSSTSSSLPGAWAQGSPLPAIETDDKPLSIEKEGVGVSGETFIHSPQSLGQSKSYLRQDRGSMGTGTLPENSPLQGLINCLKEILVPRPQHRGTVPDLPPSPPGLSMLKQTRAEVEAESLPCPVKTEAAPGDCPLQGLLNCLKEIPKAPDQRPSPSGASDLQLQEDPGKRHSGGKGHSLGMRHLQTPPPHPSHGAGNMLTTVKVEDGWAQSPPVPASCQLGRQGYSSHSIGDNREVRVPRWGPMALASRTSSSPLEALEACLKGIPPGGSSPLQSLAISWSRSPQPGDAGSQRFELQQQGSHSEEATREPLLPLSLQGYVREGPGIQGCGSQGAASTSFSSASSSDGDLDFRSPRSSQGQRLGKGYAPGNSPLQGLENCLREIPVPRPQAAWPCSSAVNRGLKRTEPRNWTGDREGLRGEASEPPHLRQRHGEVPSRSLHRGSPQTCTPTCHQVTSRPTWQWPQEGILDLPGTSRKFCSSLNQGHG; from the exons GGACCTCTGAGctgcttcctctctctgctttcctgtcacctgcagaggctggaggagCCACAGCAGGAGAAAACCACCAGGATAAAGGACAAAAACCCGCTTTGGAGCACAGTTCCCAGG GAGAGCAGCCTCAGCAGAGCCTGCACCTCACCGCGTTAGTGCAGCTGGTGAAGGAGATTCCAGAGTTCTTGTTTGGAGAAGTGAAGGGTGCTGAGGACTACTCCGAGAGTGGGAGCACCAGTCTGGATGGGGAGCAAGCAAGCCCTGAGG TAGCCGTGGCTGTGGAAGCTTGCCCTCCCCGAGGCCTGATCAGTTCTCTTCCGGAGAGCCCTGCAAGCCACCCCAGCCTGGCCACCACACCCACAGGCAGCTCAACTTCCAGCAGCCTTCCTGGAGCCTGGGCACAAGGAAGCCCCTTACCTGCTA TAGAAACTGACGATAAACCACTGTCTATAGAGAAGGAAGGTGTAGGAGTCTCGGGAGAGACCTTCATTCATTCCCCTCAAAGCCTGGGCCAGAGCAAGAGTTACCTAAGACAGGATAGAGGCAGCATGGGAACAG GCACTCTTCCTGAGAACAGTCCATTGCAAGGCCTCATCAACTGTCTGAAGGAGATCCTTGTGCCCAGGCCCCAGCACCGGGGAACAGTGCCAGATTTGCCGCCTTCTCCCCCTGGCCTGAGTATGTTGAAGCAGACCAGAGCTGAGGTAGAAGCTGAGAGCCTGCCCTGCCCGG TGAAGACAGAGGCAGCACCCGGGGATTGTCCCCTTCAGGGCTTGCTGAACTGTCTGAAGGAGATCCCGAAAGCTCCAGACCAGCGTCCCAGCCCCTCAGGAGCATCAGACTTGCAGCTGCAGGAGGATCCAGGGAAAAGGCATTCTGGAGGTAAAGGCCACTCACTAG GGATGAGACACCTCCAgactcctcctccccaccctagTCACGGAGCTGGCAATATGCTTACCACGGTGAAGGTGGAGGATGGCTGGGCCCAAAGTCCCCCAGTACCAGCATCCTGTCAACTTGGCAGACAGGGCTACAGCTCCCACTCCATTGGAGACAACAGAGAAGTCCGTGTGCCCCGCTGGGGCCCCATGGCTCTAG CCAGCAGGACCTCAAGCTCACCCCTAGAAGCTCTGGAGGCCTGTCTGAAGGGCATTCCTCCAGGTGGGTCATCACCTCTTCAGTCACTAGCCATCTCATGGTCCAGAAGTCCTCAGCCAGGAGACGCTGGATCTCAGAGGTTTGAGCTACAGCAACAAGGATCTCACAGTGAAG AAGCTACAAGGGAGCCACTTCTGCCTCTGAGCTTGCAGGGCTATGTGAGAGAAGGACCTGGGATTCAAGGCTGTGGCTCTCAGGGTGCTGCCTCTACCAGCTTCTCCTCAGCCAGCAGCAGTGATGGGGATCTGGATTTCAGGAGTCCCCGGAGCAGCCAGGGGCAGAGGCTTGGGAAAG GCTATGCACCAGGAAACTCTCCACTTCAGGGCCTGGAGAACTGCCTGAGAGAGATCCCTGTTCCCAGGCCACAGGCTGCCTGGCCTTGCTCCTCAGCTGTCAATAGGGGGTTGAAGAGAACAGAGCCCAGGAACTGGACTGGAGACAGAGAAG GACTGAGGGGTGAGGCCTCTGAGCCACCCCACCTCAGACAGCGTCATGGAGAAGTACCCAGCAGGAGTCTCCATCGAGGCAGTCCACAGACCTGCACTCCCACCTGCCACCAAGTGACTTCCAGGCCAACATGGCAGTGGCCACAAGAGG GAATTCTAGATCTTCCAGGAACTTCCAGAAAGTTCTGCAGCTCACTGAACCAGGGACATGGCTAG